The DNA window TAAATTCATCTTGATATTTATACGGGAGTTCATAAGTATACTCATAAGCATAACCTTGGCTAATCATTAATTTATTAAAATTTGTTCCATCTTCCAAAAATACATACCGCAATAATCTTCCATAATCATCTATTTCTCCTTGAGAATCATCGGCCTCTAACCTTACAGTTTTACCAGTCAACAATTCTTTAGCTTTGTTTGCTGCTTCAAGCCCAAAACACTCAACTGGCTTTCTGGGGTCAACCGACTCGGGTGTATCAATGCCAATCAATCTTAATCTTTCAGTCTTTCCCTGGATATCTACATCAATTGTATCGCCGTCCACTATCTTAACAACTGAATAATATTCTTGTTCGCTCAAAGTTTTATTTTCCCCGCCCGGCGTTGGCGTTACCGTCCAGAACCAGCCCTCTCCAACCAGCGAATACGAAACATCATCTTTAGCTGGCCCGGAATTATCTGGCGTAGCAGCTGCTAATTCTTCATTTGGCCAAAAAAGTTTTATGCCGTCCCCGGAATTATTAAGAACCAATGGGGTTTCTGAACTATAAAAAACAACATAGCCCCAACCAGCAATTTTTGTGCTTTCGGGAATTGTAAACTTTTTCGTTGAGCCTTGGGTGTCTTCCAAAACCCAACCAGAAATATCCGCTTCATTATCGCTCTTATTGTAAAGTTCCACAAACTCATTATCCGCGTCTGAATCTTCCGGATTTATCAATAATTCATTAATAATGATTTTGTTTGAATATGTTGACCGAACTGGCGGAGTTGACGAGCTTGGCGGCGGAGGCGGAGGTGATTCCCCTGTATCTTCTTCCGGCTCCTCAAATGGCTCTTCAGGTGGTTCTCCTTCCACGGTAATGTAATCTTTTATATCATCAAAAGTTGCCGTCCCTATTCCAGAAACATTCATAATTTCTTCTATCGCTTGAAATGGTCCATTTGTCTTCCGATAATCAATAATCGCCTGGGCTTTAGCAGGTCCAATTCCTTTCAAAGTATCCAGCTCTTCCAAACTCGCCGTATTGATATTAATTAACTCCGCCGCATTAGTATCATTCGCATGTATTCGTAGATTAGCATCACAATTAAAAAATAGCCCAAAAAAAATTATAAATATAATCGTAAGCTTTAAAAATCTCATGCTTTAATTATACAATAGGATTGACTTTTTTGGAAAACAAAGCCGCCCTAAAGCGGCTTAATCAGCCTAAACTAAACTTCCTTGGAGATCCATCTCTTGGATCAGTTCACTGATTCTTACTAATAACTTCTTGGCGTCCTTGGCAGCTTGTATCATGTCAGCTCGGGAAACCTCTAAAGAGCCATACTCAATATCATGACGTCTTCTTCTCATCCTCCGTATTCTATTAAATTCATTTTGTAATTCTCCTTTCATTAGTTCCTTCGCGCATTCAATAACTATAGAATGATGGCCCTCGCCCTTTCTGGCTTTATATCCATTAAACAAAAGAACTGATTCACAGCCAAGCCTTATTGAATCATAAATATTAGCATAAACATTTGACTCATACCCACTTAATTTCAAATTCTCATATGAAAAACGATAAACTTTAAATGCTTTTTCTTTTTTAATCTTGGCGTCATTAATTGTCGTATTAATCCTTTCTATTTTTTCCTCGTTTAATAATCTCTGTAAACTCATTTAAATTGCCTTTTAAAATAATCTTTGGCTCATTAAATATTCTAACAAAAAAATCGTTTCCTTCTTTTAACTTATCGGCTGCTTCCCGTCCACTGTAAATTTGATAATTAATTTCTCTTTTCAGCTCGCCCTCTAATTCATTAGCTTTCTCAACTAAATCATTTTGATCAACCTGGCCAATCAGCATCAGATCAATATCGCTCTCTCCGTATTCTTTGCCTCGAGCAATAGAGCCAAAAATAAAGGCGTATTCCACCTTCTTAAACTTGTCAACCAATGCCTTTATTTTAGCTTCTATGCCAATTGTTTTAGATATAATTTTTTTTATTTCCTCATATAAAGGATGGTCTTTATTCAACCTAAAAAAACGCAAATTACCCTTGCGTTCATCTTTCAAAATTCCTTCTTTAACCAGAGTATTTAGAGCCGCTTGAAAATGTCCCGGTTCTTTACCTAAATTTCTGGCGATTTCCCTTAAATAATATTCCTTGTCGGGATCTTTAAAAAAAAGGTTTAAAATCTCACCCTTGGTGTTTTTTAGAAAGTTGAGCATAGTTTTGTGGTACTGTATGGGTTATATATACAATTGTATAAGATTTATATACAATTGTCAAAATTGACTTTTAGCGAAATTTAAAGTATAAATAACATATAAGCCGGAGTGGTGAAATTGGTATACACGCGTGGTTTAGGACCACATGCCACAAGTTAAAAGAAGGTGGGCAAACGTTTGCCCACCTTCTTTTAACTGCTTTTAATCGACAACCTTCAAAACTTTATTTTTACATTGTTTTCCGAACAAATTCCATAAAGTCAGAAAAAGCACCAGGAAACTTTTTTCTAAAAGGCGACTCTATAATTTGATTATCTTTTCCTTTGTGGAAATGGCAGGGAAAAGTTTTAATTCGCTTAAACCGAGTATCAGGAAAGTTATCATAACGATAAATAGTTTTGTCCAAATGCCTTCGCTCCCAATGAAAATCAAAGCGATTCTTAATTTTTTGAGAAAGCCGAATATCAATAAAACTTTTATCTTTAAGAATCAGGCGGAGCTTATCAGGAGAAGGTTTAATAATATCAACGACGATATCTAAAAATTGATCTTTAGCAATAGATTGTAAATCTTCTAAGGTAGGCATTATGAAGATTTAATAAGCTGGTATAAAGTATCACGTTTAGCTTCCAGT is part of the Patescibacteria group bacterium genome and encodes:
- a CDS encoding nucleotidyltransferase domain-containing protein, whose translation is MLNFLKNTKGEILNLFFKDPDKEYYLREIARNLGKEPGHFQAALNTLVKEGILKDERKGNLRFFRLNKDHPLYEEIKKIISKTIGIEAKIKALVDKFKKVEYAFIFGSIARGKEYGESDIDLMLIGQVDQNDLVEKANELEGELKREINYQIYSGREAADKLKEGNDFFVRIFNEPKIILKGNLNEFTEIIKRGKNRKD